A region of Vitis vinifera cultivar Pinot Noir 40024 chromosome 15, ASM3070453v1 DNA encodes the following proteins:
- the LOC100255258 gene encoding uncharacterized protein LOC100255258 isoform X1, which yields MPHLFTYNKTVATHPYDQMKKKMQDSITAVDLPGQLPLQFVKSDPIPPAPTPSQFAVDWLPDFAGLSWVAYGASTLLVISHFPSPLSSEEALIGPIFRQVVEIAADESAAVSVVGWSPATPSVGELAVASGNCVCVFSHDSERAEGSFCWGQTAVLVHSTKVEAIKWTGSGDGIIAGGTEVVLWKNKSRSWEIAWKFKSEHPQTFVSATWSIEGPLASAAYHSKLHIGGWFSPFNDASKCVLVCYNDGNSEYVKTELRHPQPVSMIQWRPSTRQQQSKGDAKYPMRHVLLTCCLDGTVRLWSEIDNGRVRKIGTETNDQKTVRRSFRVAAVIEINQTLNGTLGTNVFVTWATEIAGIIKTGEGANQIFSTKHHEHEKAGKCEWLIGFGPGMFLTFWAIHCLDDFSPVRFPRVTLWKRQEVQGAEIGNFHNTGNSNSEDQSVLNKVVIMRNLLFGPPIACSLIQLLPCNSLCWSFLYTQAFNGTQDGSINKFTRENILSCCSGATLNIDGHSGKILQVAVHPYSCKVELAASLDSNGLLLLWSLSTISNCILGLSTLNPTWKLCGKFATQDSGSKYTSLHWAPSVLDEDCILLMGHAGGIDLFIVKVSQSEEEKVICYKLCTIPFTKHGPCQDGPANVFSIPLLSACNKTFSSNKFMFLAVWMKPFQALSWAITLHSCDLSGSCFGCSSDIGNTAENEEMRFENIFSGRKYSVLVNPCSSQFPDPHIHDQVTSYAVVCPANSIPSLQQGQVSSNDLHIDIPAYHMATGCSDGTLKLWRSNSSRLSNPHFLWELVGMFVAHQGPISAISLTDCGQKIATICMAGHLSTASTLRIWESVHLTGAGSFVLEDTVSVDGDVVALSWLALGNGQLLLGVCMQNELQVYAQRRCGGQTLLSSGKSLELHIWFCMASARTFPSIHDFLWGPKATAVVIHSNYFCLFGQWLLSVDRKDQSNCHPECTKGSPDFKFEADKDVLSIISTDSGILDFKALSMEDSTGECKSKLPININMTGHLSSSLFAARTRMKYGSGAKLGFWSILEVAEKLCGSLPVYHPEALLMNIYSGNWKRAYIALQHLVECLTSTHAPERRHSTAKSSHIIPQIHLSNYFEGHLSKASTDKGFQWSREDTLVTSSAQFQRGPIQFSYNSESDAPRNMFSSSSTKSELSSFVEPLEKFYELAAITSSEKMQILAIIDLLNEVNNPHSASAYGSLDEPGQRFWVAVRFQQLCFARRFGRLASTDELVVDSGLIAWAFHSDCQENLFGSILPNDPSWQEMRTLGVGFWFTNAQSLRTRMEKLARLQYLKNKDPKDCSLLYIALNRLKVLTGLFKISKDEKDKPLVGFLSRNFQEEKNKAAALKNAYVLMGRHQLELAIAFFLLGGDTSSAITVCTKNLGDEQLALVICRLVEGHGGPLERHLISKFILPSAIEKGDYWLASIMEWELGNYFQSFLIMLGYQMDSVINKPALSSNHAAFLDPSIGRYCLTLATKNSMRNAVGEQNAAILGRWGTLMMATALRRSGLPLEALELLSSSLSNLGAADQRSISNVGKSEILHGILYPSPSDSSNWLSGDAAFYLESLARLDLAMQYLSKLMREHPSCPEKVASGGCREYESHQYEISLEKFQHKLYGGLETFEQKFSLSGDSLINKVLVALSNNSLLFIGYDVLHRYKSQDHSQDRIDTVHSSLLYSILPKQLLKATEEFSHLFSRFIVACSITCSQQKSCSTENDMSGATMCGCIDAGCYHLQDLMLSLWSLRAILKIFSVSCTDDVIKKPIILLDLIEYCLYFVCAWFQRNLNGLILMARPLLITYTDGHASCNIDMENLKKALHQISESVDLNSLIDDVGVCQQVAKWMQDAQSGDILPSMPEDERQKILGVCIWHHISSSMINLLNSLGDTSSWASSSTCCEPDGNSLMEKIKLVPLIFMKFLKTTVTYISSYHAKQLASFLLQKIEDGLHVPTLEWLEKSSQSQPRSIQKNLNQGINLNIMNIEDKSSASEVIRDIFADPKIISESFVQEKINWSQYVNGKPFKGWGDIYKGIMREHESAETSDQDGRHMSNSASSGTGSPVRSLFRSTHTFLGSGQKDTIFAKDDIPFQNPKEIFKRNGELLEALRINSVHQGQAVLAGHKKGIIFFNWEDELPFRDQSEYIWSEADWPQNGWAGSESTPVPTPVSPGVGLGSKKGAHLGLGGATIGVGSLARPGRDLTGGGAFGIPGYAGMGASGLGWETQDDFEEFVDPPATVENISTRALSSHPSRPFFLAGSSNTHIYLWEFGKDKATATYGVLPAANVPPPYALASISAVQFDHCGHRFATAALDGTVCTWQLEVGGRSNIRPTESSLCFNGHASDVTYVTSSGSIIAASGHSSNGVNVIIWDTLAPPSTSRASIMCHEGGARSLCVFNNVIGSGSISPLIVTGGKGGDVGLHDFRYIATGRTKRHRHADKGEQSINSSLMANSQAGLPSKIGDQNLNGMLWYIPKAHLGSVTKISTIPNTSLFLTGSKDGDVKLWDANRAKLVFHWPKLHERHTFLQPNTRGFGGVVRAAVTDIQVVSHGFLTCGGDGSVKLIELRDSMQST from the exons ATGCCGCATTTATTTACATATAACAAAACTGTTGCTACTCATCCCTATGAtcagatgaagaaaaaaatgcaagaCTCAATCACAGCCGTAGATTTGCCCGGCCAGTTGCCTCTCCAATTCGTCAAGTCGGATCCAATCCCACCGGCCCCGACCCCATCCCAGTTTGCCGTCGATTGGCTGCCGGACTTCGCCGGACTCTCATGGGTCGCCTACGGAGCCTCCACGTTGCTCGTAATCTCCCACTTTCCCTCTCCTCTCTCCTCAGAGGAAGCCCTAATCGGCCCAATTTTCCGGCAGGTAGTGGAGATCGCAGCCGACGAGTCCGCCGCCGTTTCGGTGGTTGGTTGGTCGCCGGCTACGCCCTCGGTCGGTGAGCTGGCGGTGGCGTCGGGGAACTGCGTCTGCGTGTTTTCGCATGATTCGGAGAGGGCGGAAG GTTCTTTTTGTTGGGGCCAGACTGCAGTGCTTGTACACTCTACCAAGGTGGAGGCTATCAAGTGGACTGGTTCTGGAGATGGGATAATTGCCGGTGGAACAGAGGTGGTCCTCTGGAAAAACAAGAGCAGGTCCTGGGAAATAGCTTGGAAGTTTAAATCAGAACACCCTCAAACCTTTGTTTCTGCAACCTGGTCCATTGAAGGACCATTGGCTTCTGCAGCTTATCATAGTAAACTTCATATAGGAGGATGGTTTTCTCCATTCAATGACGCTAGCAAATGTGTGTTAGTATGTTACAATGATGGAAATTCTGAATATGTGAAAACTGAGCTACGTCATCCTCAGCCTGTCTCAATGATTCAGTGGAGGCCATCGACAAGACAACAACAATCAAAGGGAGATGCAAAATATCCAATGAGGCACGTGCTGCTAACATGCTGCTTGGATGGAACTGTAAGGTTGTGGAGTGAGATTGATAATGGGAGGGTCAGAAAGATTGGCACCGAAACCAATGATCAGAAGACTGTGAGACGATCATTTCGTGTTGCTGCTGTGATTGAGATAAATCAGACCTTGAACGGAACTTTGGGAACAAATGTATTTGTGACATGGGCAACAGAAATTGCAGGTATAATTAAGACAGGTGAAGGAGCTAATCAAATTTTCTCTACAAAACATCATGAGCATGAAAAGGCTGGAAAGTGTGAGTGGTTAATTGGGTTTGGTCCAGGGATGTTCCTTACTTTTTGGGCCATCCACTGCCTTGATGACTTCTCACCTGTGAGATTCCCTCGAGTGACTTTATGGAAGAGACAGGAGGTCCAGGGTGCTGAAATAGGAAATTTTCATAATACTGGTAATTCAAATTCTGAAGACCAATCTGTTCTTAATAAAGTTGTTATTATGAGGAATCTGTTATTTGGTCCACCAATCGCGTGCTCTTTGATTCAGTTATTACCTTGTAATTCTTTATGCTGGTCGTTTTTATATACTCAAGCATTTAATGGTACGCAGGATGGATCTATAAATAAATTCACAAGAGAGAACATTTTATCATGTTGTTCTGGGGCTACCTTAAATATAGATGGACATAGTGGAAAGATTTTACAAGTTGCAGTGCATCCTTATAGCTGTAAAGTTGAACTTGCTGCTTCTTTGGATTCTAATGGATTGCTTCTACTTTGGTCACTTTCTACCATTTCCAACTGTATTTTGGGCCTGTCTACATTGAATCCTACATGGAAACTTTGTGGAAAATTTGCAACTCAAGATTCTGGCTCCAAATATACGAGCTTGCATTGGGCACCTTCAGTATTGGATGAAGACTGCATCCTTCTTATGGGACATGCTGGGGGAATTGATCTCTTTATAGTTAAGGTTTCTCAAAGTGAAGAGGAAAAAGTTATATGTTACAAGTTGTGCACTATACCTTTTACTAAACATGGTCCTTGTCAGGATGGTCCCGCAAATGTATTCTCAATTCCTCTGCTTTCTGCTTGTAATAAAACATTTAGTTCAaataagtttatgtttttagcAGTATGGATGAAACCTTTTCAGGCCCTATCATGGGCAATCACTTTGCATTCCTGTGATTTATCAGGAAGCTGCTTTGGATGCAGTTCTGACATTGGAAATACTGCTGAAAATGAGGAGATGaggtttgagaatattttttctGGTAGAAAATATTCTGTTCTTGTAAATCCTTGCTCATCCCAATTTCCAGATCCTCATATCCATGATCAGGTTACGAGTTATGCTGTGGTTTGTCCAGCTAATTCAATTCCTTCATTACAACAAGGTCAGGTTTCTTCTAATGATTTGCACATTGACATTCCTGCATATCACATGGCCACAGGCTGCTCTGATGGTACTTTGAAACTATGGAGAAGCAACTCTTCTAGATTATCAAACCCTCATTTTCTATGGGAGCTTGTGGGTATGTTTGTGGCACATCAAGGACCCATCAGTGcaatatctttgactgattgTGGTCAGAAGATTGCAACCATCTGCATGGCTGGTCATTTAAGTACTGCCAGCACCCTTCGTATATGGGAGTCTGTACACCTTACAGGTGCAGGAAGTTTTGTATTAGAAGATACCGTTTCTGTCGATGGAGATGTTGTTGCTCTAAGTTGGTTAGCATTAGGAAATGGTCAGTTACTGCTTGGAGTTTGCATGCAAAATGAGTTGCAGGTGTATGCCCAGAGGCGTTGTGGTGGTCAGACTTTGTTAAGCTCTGGAAAATCTCTGGAATTGCATATTTGGTTTTGTATGGCATCTGCTCGTACTTTCCCTTCTATTCATGACTTCCTTTGGGGGCCCAAGGCCACAGCTGTGGTCATTCACAGTAACTATTTTTGTCTGTTTGGTCAGTGGTTATTAAGTGTGGATAGGAAAGATCAGTCTAATTGCCACCCAGAATGTACCAAGGGCAGTCCTGATTTCAAATTTGAAGCAGACAAAGATGTTCTTTCTATAATTTCCACCGACTCTGGCATTCTTGATTTCAAAGCATTATCAATGGAAGATAGTACTGGAGAATGCAAATCCAAGCTGCCTATTAACATAAATATGACTGGCCATCTATCCAGCAGTTTGTTTGCAGCAAGGACTCGAATGAAATATGGTTCTGGTGCCAAGCTCGGTTTCTGGAGTATACTAGAAGTTGCAGAGAAATTATGTGGATCTTTGCCTGTTTATCATCCTGAGGCGCTCCTGATGAATATATATTCAG GCAATTGGAAACGTGCTTATATAGCTTTGCAGCATCTTGTTGAGTGTCTTACTTCTACTCATGCTCCTGAGAGAAGACATTCCACTGCAAAGTCTAGCCACATCATCCCACAGATTCACTtgtcaaattattttgaagGACATCTCTCAAAAGCTTCAACTGACAAAGGATTTCAATGGAGTAGAGAGGACACTTTAGTCACATCGTCTGCACAGTTTCAGAGAGGTCCAATCCAGTTTTCATACAATTCAGAGTCTGATGCTCCCAGGAATATGTTCTCTTCATCTTCTACAAAATCTGAACTCAGCAGCTTTGTTGAACCACTTGAGAAGTTCTATGAATTAGCAGCCATAACCAGCTCAGAGAAGATGCAAATTCTTGCGATTATTGATCTTCTTAATGAAGTCAATAATCCCCACTCTGCTTCTGCCTATGGGAGTCTTGATGAACCTGGCCAAAG ATTCTGGGTTGCAGTAAGATTTCAGCAACTTTGTTTTGCCCGAAGATTTGGTCGACTGGCATCCACGGATGAGTTGGTTGTTGACTCTGGTCTGATTGCATGGGCCTTTCACTCTGATTgtcaagaaaatttatttggttCCATCCTACCTAATGATCCATCTTGGCAAGAAATGCGGACTCTGGGTGTTGGGTTTTGGTTTACTAATGCACAATCATTGCGTACAAGG ATGGAGAAACTGGCAAGACTACAGTATTTGAAGAACAAAGATCCTAAAGATTGTTCACTTCTATATATAGCATTGAATAGACTTAAAGTTTTGACTGGTCTCTTTAAGATTAGCAAGGATGAGAAGGACAAGCCCTTGGTGGGATTTCTTTCACGCAATTTTCAG GAGGAGAAAAATAAGGCAGCTGCTCTGAAAAATGCTTATGTCTTAATGGGGAGACATCAGCTGGAGCTTGCTATTGCTTTCTTTCTGCTTGGAGGTGATACTTCTTCTGCAATCACTGTTTGTACAAAAAACCTTGGGGATGAACAGCTTGCTCTTGTAATTTGTCGGCTTGTTGAGGGGCATGGTGGACCATTGGAGCGTCATCTAATATCAAAGTTTATACTTCCTTCCGCAATTGAGAAAGGCGACTACTGGCTTGCAAGCATCATGGAG TGGGAACTAGGGAATTATTTCCAATCCTTTCTGATAATGCTTGGCTACCAAATGGATTCTGTGATCAACAAGCCTGCTCTTTCATCCAATCATGCTGCATTTTTAGATCCAAGTATTGGACGGTATTGCTTAACACTGGCAACCAAAAATAGTATGAGGAATGCTGTAGGGGAGCAGAATGCTGCAATTCTGGGTAGATGGGGAACTTTAATGATGGCTACTGCTTTGAGAAGATCCGGCCTTCCT cTTGAAGCCTTGGAGCTCCTCTCATCTTCTCTGAGCAATCTTGGGGCTGCAGATCAAAGAAGCATATCAAATGTTGGAAAATCTGAAATTCTACATGGAATATTATATCCATCACCAAGTGATTCCTCTAACTGGCTGTCAGGTGATGCGGCTTTTTATTTGGAGTCCCTTGCTAGATTAGATTTGGCAATGCAGTACTTGTCAAAATTGATGAGGGAGCATCCAAGCTGTCCAGAAAAAGTAGCATCTGGTGGTTGTAGAGAGTATGAGAGTCATCAGTATGAGATATCACTTGAAAAATTTCAGCATAAGTTATATGGAGGGCTTGAAACGTTTGAGCAGAAGTTTTCTCTGAGTGGCGATTCTCTGATTAACAAG GTTTTAGTTGCATTATCCAATAACAGTCTATTGTTTATTGGATATGATGTATTACACAGATATAAATCTCAGGATCATTCACAAGATAGAATTGATACGGTTCATAGTTCTCTTTTATATTCTATTCTGCCCAAGCAACTTTTGAAGGCTACTGAAGAATTCTCTCATTTATTTTCACGATTTATTGTTGCCTGCAGTATAACCTGCTCTCAACAAAAATCTTGTTCCACAGAGAATGATATGTCTGGTGCAACTATGTGTGGCTGTATTGATGCTGGGTGCTATCACCTGCAAGATCTCATGTTGTCATTGTGGAGTTTAAGAGCCATTCTGAAGATATTTTCTGTCTCCTGTACTGATGATGTCATCAAGAAACCAATTATCCTTCTTGATTTGATTGAATATTGCCTATATTTTGTATGTGCATGGTTTCAAAGAAATTTGAATGGTCTCATTCTGATGGCAAGACCTCTCTTGATCACATATACTGATGGGCATGCTTCATGCAATATTGACATGGAAAATCTGAAGAAGGCCCTTCACCAGATTTCAGAGTCAGTAGATCTCAATTCATTGATTGATGATGTAGGAGTCTGCCAGCAGGTTGCTAAATGGATGCAAGATGCACAAAGTGGAGATATACTGCCTTCCATGCCAGAAGATGAAAGACAGAAAATTCTAGGGGTGTGCATCTGGCACCACATATCAAGTTCCATGATAAATCTGCTTAATTCCCTGGGTGACACTTCTTCCTGGGCATCTAGTTCCACATGTTGTGAACCTGATGGCAACTCTTTAATGGAAAAGATCAAATTGGTCCCCCTGATCTTTATGAAGTTCCTAAAAACCACAGTCACATATATTTCTTCTTATCATGCAAAACAACTTGCATCATTTCTGTTGCAGAAAATTGAGGATGGGCTACATGTACCAACTCTTGAATGGTTAGAAAAATCTAGTCAATCTCAACCCAGATCCATCCAGAAGAATCTGAATCAGGGTATCAATTTGAACATAATGAACATTGAAGATAAGTCATCAGCTTCTGAAGTAATACGGGATATCTTTGCTGATCCTAAAATTATATCTGAAAGTTTTGtgcaagaaaaaataaattggtcACAGTATGTGAATGGTAAGCCCTTCAAAGGATGGGGTGACATATACAAAGGCATCATGAGGGAGCATGAAAGTGCAGAAACTTCTGATCAAGATGGTAGGCATATGAGTAATTCTGCAAGTAGTGGAACTGGATCACCTGTTAGAAGTCTGTTTCGAAGTACCCATACTTTTCTTGGTTCTGGGCAGAAAGATACAATCTTTGCAAAGGATGATATTCCTTTCCAAAACCCTAAagaaatttttaagagaaatggAGAACTATTGGAG GCATTGCGCATCAACTCTGTTCATCAGGGTCAAGCTGTCCTTGCTGGCCACAAGAAG ggaataattttctttaattgggAAGATGAGCTGCCTTTCAGGGATCAATCAGAATATATTTGGTCAGAGGCTGATTGGCCACAGAATGGGTGGGCTGGGTCTGAATCAACCCCAGTTCCAACACCTGTTTCTCCAGGTGTTGGTCTTGGGAGCAAGAAGGGGGCACACCTTGGGCTGGGTGGAGCAACCATTGGTGTTGGTTCTTTGGCCAGACCAGGGAGAGACTTAACAGGTGGCGGTGCATTTGGAATTCCTGGTTATGCCGGTATGGGTGCATCTGGCTTAGGCTGGGAGACTCAAGACGATTTTGAAGAGTTTGTTGATCCACCAGCCACTGTTGAAAATATTAGTACAAGGGCTTTATCAAGTCACCCCTCTAGGCCTTTCTTCTTAGCTGGCTCTAGCAACACACACATCTACTTATGGGAG TTTGGCAAGGACAAAGCTACTGCAACTTATGGTGTGCTTCCAGCTGCGAATGTCCCTCCACCTTATGCTCTTGCATCGATATCAGCTGTGCAGTTTGATCACTGTGGACATAGATTCGCTACTGCTGCATTAGATGGAACTGTATGCACTTGGCAGCTTGAGGTGGGAGGAAGGAGCAACATCCGTCCAACAGAATCATCTCTTTGCTTTAATGGCCATGCATC GGATGTCACTTATGTTACTTCAAGTGGATCCATCATTGCTGCATCTGGACATAGCTCCAATGGTGTTAATGTGATTATATGGGACACATTGGCTCCACCCTCAACCTCTCGAGCTTCCATTATGTGCCATGaag GTGGTGCCCGCTCCCTTTGTGTGTTCAACAATGTCATTGGAAGTGGTTCTATTTCTCCCCTTATTGTGACTGGTGGAAAAGGTGGTGACGTTGGACTTCATGACTTCCGCTACATAGCAACCGGAAGGACTAAACGGCATAGGCATGCTGATAAGGGTGAACAAAGCATTAACTCATCTTTGATGGCTAACTCCCAGGCAGGGTTGCCTAGTAAAATTGGGGACCAAAATTTAAATGGGATGCTTTGGTATATACCAAAGGCTCACTTAG GGAGTGTTACCAAAATATCTACCATCCCAAATACCAGTTTGTTCTTAACGGGAAGCAAAGATGGAGATGTTAAACTTTGGGATGCTAATAGAGCCAAGTTAGTTTTTCATTGGCCGAAATTGCATGAAAGACACACCTTTCTGCAGCCAAACACACGTGGCTTTGGTGGAGTTGTCAGG GCTGCTGTTACAGATATACAAGTTGTTTCTCATGGTTTTCTGACATGCGGTGGTGATGGCTCTGTAAAACTGATTGAGCTCAGGGATTCTATGCAGAGTACATGA